In Oryza sativa Japonica Group chromosome 2, ASM3414082v1, the following are encoded in one genomic region:
- the LOC107279921 gene encoding probable calcium-binding protein CML20 — MGLVLSCGCLCRSRSRSRSLSPPPPSDRLDVHPSFWKWETEPERGRVFRCFDTDGDGRHLSAAEIREFYGCGKAKETVAAADRQNGDGFLSIEELRAVMEDGDSEALHAVFDEYDEDSIEELRAVMEDGDSEALQAVFN; from the coding sequence ATGGGTCTCGTCCTCTCCTGCGGTTGCCTCTGCCGCAGCCGTAGCCGTAGCCGTAGcctgtcgccgccaccgccctcggaTAGGCTGGATGTTCATCCATCGTTCTGGAAATGGGAGACCGAGCCGGAGCGCGGCCGCGTCTTCCGCTGCTTCGACACCGACGGCGACGGACGACACCTCTCGGCCGCGGAGATAAGGGAATTCTACGGGTGCGGGAAGGCCAAGGAGACGGTCGCCGCGGCGGATAGGCAGAACGGGGACGGGTTCCTCAGCATCGAGGAGCTCCGCGCGGTGATGGAGGACGGGGATTCGGAGGCGCTGCATGCGGTGTTCGACGAGTACGACGAGGACAGCATCGAGGAGCTCCGCGCAGTGATGGAGGACGGGGATTCGGAGGCGCTGCAGGCGGTGTTCAACTAG